One part of the Prunus persica cultivar Lovell chromosome G5, Prunus_persica_NCBIv2, whole genome shotgun sequence genome encodes these proteins:
- the LOC18776431 gene encoding RNA-binding protein 24 isoform X3 has product MAYQSSGSSSSSGPSGFQFLNSPFGDTTYTKVFVGGLAWETHSDTMRRYFEQFGEILEAVVISDKNTGRSKGYGFVTFREPEAAARACADPTPIIDGRRANCNLASLRRPRPPMHYGRPRPAAPYIGSMQATRGAYIGGYGYQQPVPYNYQQGLMYPNYGYATYGPEYTYSQGVYNPYAGQQYLQMYGVPGTVNAALYPYGQLGQTIPGGQGYPTVHGYAMPAQQIVQFGGPSVNAVTTTPVPPVQAPYPTG; this is encoded by the exons atggcgtatcagagtTCTGGGTCGAGTTCCAGTTCCGGCCCATCTGGGTTCCAGTTCCTGAATTCCCCTTTTGGTGACACTACCTACACCAAGGTCTTTGTTGGGGGGCTCGCCTGGGAGACTCACAGCGACACCATGCGCCGCTATTTCGAGCAGTTCGGAGAGATTCTCGAGGCCGTTGTTATTTCCGATAAGAACACAGGCCGATCCAAAGGCTATGGCTTT GTGACTTTCCGAGAACCGGAGGCTGCCGCACGAGCCTGTGCCGATCCAACTCCAATTATCGATGGCAGGCGGGCAAATTGTAATCTGGCTTCACTCAGGCGGCCGAGGCCACCTATGCATTATG GGCGCCCGAGACCAGCTGCTCCATACATTGGAAGCATGCAAGCTACCCGAGGGGCTTACATTGGAGGATATGGCTACCAGCAACCTGTTCCTTACAACTATCAACAAGGGCTAATGTATCCTAATTACGG GTATGCAACTTATGGACCTGAATACACTTATTCACAG GGTGTTTACAACCCCTATGCGGGTCAGCAATATCTTCAGATGTATGGAGTTCCAGGGACGGTTAATGCTGCTCTTTATCCTTATGGACAACTGGGTCAAACAATACCTGGTGGTCAGGGTTATCCTACAGTTCATGGATATGCAATGCCTGCTCAGCAGATAGTCCAATTTGGTGGACCCAGTGTTAATGCAGTTACAACTACCCCAGTGCCTCCAGTTCAAGCACCATATCCTACAG GGTAG
- the LOC18776431 gene encoding RNA-binding protein 24 isoform X1, protein MAYQSSGSSSSSGPSGFQFLNSPFGDTTYTKVFVGGLAWETHSDTMRRYFEQFGEILEAVVISDKNTGRSKGYGFVTFREPEAAARACADPTPIIDGRRANCNLASLRRPRPPMHYGRPRPAAPYIGSMQATRGAYIGGYGYQQPVPYNYQQGLMYPNYGYATYGPEYTYSQGVYNPYAGQQYLQMYGVPGTVNAALYPYGQLGQTIPGGQGYPTVHGYAMPAQQIVQFGGPSVNAVTTTPVPPVQAPYPTGMVASVAAQPHFIVSAPQYMQGSGSEQTAG, encoded by the exons atggcgtatcagagtTCTGGGTCGAGTTCCAGTTCCGGCCCATCTGGGTTCCAGTTCCTGAATTCCCCTTTTGGTGACACTACCTACACCAAGGTCTTTGTTGGGGGGCTCGCCTGGGAGACTCACAGCGACACCATGCGCCGCTATTTCGAGCAGTTCGGAGAGATTCTCGAGGCCGTTGTTATTTCCGATAAGAACACAGGCCGATCCAAAGGCTATGGCTTT GTGACTTTCCGAGAACCGGAGGCTGCCGCACGAGCCTGTGCCGATCCAACTCCAATTATCGATGGCAGGCGGGCAAATTGTAATCTGGCTTCACTCAGGCGGCCGAGGCCACCTATGCATTATG GGCGCCCGAGACCAGCTGCTCCATACATTGGAAGCATGCAAGCTACCCGAGGGGCTTACATTGGAGGATATGGCTACCAGCAACCTGTTCCTTACAACTATCAACAAGGGCTAATGTATCCTAATTACGG GTATGCAACTTATGGACCTGAATACACTTATTCACAG GGTGTTTACAACCCCTATGCGGGTCAGCAATATCTTCAGATGTATGGAGTTCCAGGGACGGTTAATGCTGCTCTTTATCCTTATGGACAACTGGGTCAAACAATACCTGGTGGTCAGGGTTATCCTACAGTTCATGGATATGCAATGCCTGCTCAGCAGATAGTCCAATTTGGTGGACCCAGTGTTAATGCAGTTACAACTACCCCAGTGCCTCCAGTTCAAGCACCATATCCTACAG GTATGGTAGCAAGTGTTGCGGCACAACCACATTTTATAGTTTCTGCTCCCCAATATATGCAGGGTAGTGGTTCTGAGCAAACAGCTGGGTGA
- the LOC18776229 gene encoding cinnamoyl-CoA reductase 2 translates to MAGEKEKVCVTGAGGFAASWVVNLLLSKDYVVHGTVRQPGVSKYAHLNKLEKASENLKLFKADLLDYDSLRSAVEGCSGVFHVASPAVLSVTDPDQELLEPAVKGTLNVLKACVEAKVKRVVVVSSIAAIVMNPDWPKGQVKDETCWSVPEYIKTTKKWYYLSKTEAESQALEFGKRNELEVVTVCPSVVLGPILQSTLNLSSSLLVATVKGELESLEYNYWTLVDVRDLAESLLLVYNKSEAGERYICTSHEIGVEEVVEKYLRPAYPNYNYPNNLTHTEEEKEHLSSEKLQRLGWTFRPVDETLIDSIESYRKAGIVD, encoded by the exons ATGGCgggtgagaaagaaaaagtatgCGTGACTGGGGCTGGAGGATTTGCAGCCTCTTGGGTCGTCAACCTTCTTCTCTCAAAGGACTATGTTGTTCATGGAACAGTCAGACAGCCAG GGGTGAGCAAGTATGCTCACTTGAACAAGCTTGAGAAAGCATCAGAGAACTTGAAACTTTTTAAGGCAGATTTGTTGGACTACGATTCTCTGCGTTCGGCTGTTGAAGGATGTAGTGGAGTATTCCATGTTGCCAGTCCCGCTGTTCTTAGTGTTACAGATCCTGATCAG GAGCTTCTTGAACCAGCTGTCAAGGGAACGCTTAATGTACTTAAGGCTTGCGTCGAAGCCAAAGTGAAGAGAGTTGTTGTTGTGTCCTCCATAGCTGCTATTGTTATGAACCCTGACTGGCCCAAGGGTCAAGTCAAGGACGAGACCTGTTGGTCTGTTCCTGAATATATTAAAACGACCAAG AAATGGTACTATCTTTCAAAAACAGAAGCTGAAAGCCAGGCTTTGGagtttggaaaaagaaatgaactTGAGGTTGTAACTGTTTGTCCTTCTGTCGTTTTGGGGCCAATTTTGCAATCCACGTTGAATTTAAGTAGCTCTCTGCTAGTTGCGACTGTAAAAG GTGAGCTTGAGTCATTGGAATACAATTACTGGACGCTCGTGGATGTTCGTGATTTAGCAGAATCACTGCTTCTTGTATACAACAAGTCTGAGGCCGGAGAGAGATACATATGCACATCGCACGAGATCGGGGTAGAGGAAGTGGTGGAGAAGTACTTGAGGCCTGCATATCCTAACTACAACTATCCCAACAA CCTTACCCAcacagaggaagaaaaagagcaCTTAAGTTCGGAAAAATTGCAGAGGTTGGGTTGGACTTTCCGGCCTGTGGATGAAACTCTTATTGATTCCATTGAAAGCTACCGGAAGGCTGGAATTGTGGACTAA
- the LOC18776431 gene encoding RNA-binding protein 24 isoform X2, with amino-acid sequence MAYQSSGSSSSSGPSGFQFLNSPFGDTTYTKVFVGGLAWETHSDTMRRYFEQFGEILEAVVISDKNTGRSKGYGFVTFREPEAAARACADPTPIIDGRRANCNLASLRRPRPPMHYGRPRPAAPYIGSMQATRGAYIGGYGYQQPVPYNYQQGLMYPNYGYATYGPEYTYSQGVYNPYAGQQYLQMYGVPGTVNAALYPYGQLGQTIPGGQGYPTVHGYAMPAQQIVQFGGPSVNAVTTTPVPPVQAPYPTGILRLQQD; translated from the exons atggcgtatcagagtTCTGGGTCGAGTTCCAGTTCCGGCCCATCTGGGTTCCAGTTCCTGAATTCCCCTTTTGGTGACACTACCTACACCAAGGTCTTTGTTGGGGGGCTCGCCTGGGAGACTCACAGCGACACCATGCGCCGCTATTTCGAGCAGTTCGGAGAGATTCTCGAGGCCGTTGTTATTTCCGATAAGAACACAGGCCGATCCAAAGGCTATGGCTTT GTGACTTTCCGAGAACCGGAGGCTGCCGCACGAGCCTGTGCCGATCCAACTCCAATTATCGATGGCAGGCGGGCAAATTGTAATCTGGCTTCACTCAGGCGGCCGAGGCCACCTATGCATTATG GGCGCCCGAGACCAGCTGCTCCATACATTGGAAGCATGCAAGCTACCCGAGGGGCTTACATTGGAGGATATGGCTACCAGCAACCTGTTCCTTACAACTATCAACAAGGGCTAATGTATCCTAATTACGG GTATGCAACTTATGGACCTGAATACACTTATTCACAG GGTGTTTACAACCCCTATGCGGGTCAGCAATATCTTCAGATGTATGGAGTTCCAGGGACGGTTAATGCTGCTCTTTATCCTTATGGACAACTGGGTCAAACAATACCTGGTGGTCAGGGTTATCCTACAGTTCATGGATATGCAATGCCTGCTCAGCAGATAGTCCAATTTGGTGGACCCAGTGTTAATGCAGTTACAACTACCCCAGTGCCTCCAGTTCAAGCACCATATCCTACAG GTATCCTTAGATTGCAGCAGGACTAA
- the LOC18776791 gene encoding psbP domain-containing protein 3, chloroplastic isoform X2, whose translation MACVASSYSLPLLRPLSNNTGIAICRKSYVQCCRNKEPEPEPESCFGIQCQAKRRQVLLGTTFAAFSFPELISNALAENDVPEGFRIYTDDVNKFKILIPQGAGEPTGFKSVTAFYPEEGYSSISVVITGLGPDFTKMESFGKVEAFAETLVSGLDRSWQRPAGVAAKLIDCKASKGLYFIEYSLQKPGESVKHLFSALGMATNGWYNRLYTVTGQYVEEESDKYSSNIEKAVKSFKFI comes from the exons ATGGCGTGCGTTGCGTCTTCGTATTCTCTGCCCCTGCTGCGACCTTTGTCAAACAACACAG GCATCGCCATTTGTAGAAAAAGCTACGTGCAATGTTGCAGAAACAAAGAACCAGAACCAGAACCAGAATCAtg TTTTGGCATTCAATGTCAAGCCAAGAGAAGACAAGTTTTGCTTGGGACGACGTTTGCTGCATTTTCGTTTCCGGAACTTATTTCAAATGCATTGGCAGAGAATG ATGTGCCTGAGGGTTTTCGCATTTACACTGATGATGTGAACAAATTCAAGATATTGATTCCCCAAG GTGCTGGAGAACCAACTGGGTTTAAATCAGTAACAGCTTTCTATCCGGAAGAGGGATATAGTTCAA TTAGCGTTGTAATCACGGGACTTGGTCCGGATTTTACAAAGATGGAATCCTTTGGCAAAGTTGAAGCCTTTGCTGAGACTCTG GTTAGCGGATTAGACAGGAGCTGGCAAAGACCAGCAGGAGTGGCAGCAAAACTTATAGATTGCAAAGCATCTAAAG gGCTTTACTTCATCGAGTATTCACTGCAAAAACCTGGTGAAAGTGTGAAGCACCTGTTTTCAGCACTTGGGATGGCAACAAACGGCTGGTACAACAGACTATACACTGTGACCGGACAG TATGTAGAGGAAGAATCAGATAAATACAGTTCCAATATTGAGAAG GCTGTCAAATCCTTCAAGTTCATTTGA
- the LOC18776791 gene encoding psbP domain-containing protein 3, chloroplastic isoform X1: MACVASSYSLPLLRPLSNNTGIAICRKSYVQCCRNKEPEPEPESCFGIQCQAKRRQVLLGTTFAAFSFPELISNALAENDVPEGFRIYTDDVNKFKILIPQDWQVGAGEPTGFKSVTAFYPEEGYSSISVVITGLGPDFTKMESFGKVEAFAETLVSGLDRSWQRPAGVAAKLIDCKASKGLYFIEYSLQKPGESVKHLFSALGMATNGWYNRLYTVTGQYVEEESDKYSSNIEKAVKSFKFI, from the exons ATGGCGTGCGTTGCGTCTTCGTATTCTCTGCCCCTGCTGCGACCTTTGTCAAACAACACAG GCATCGCCATTTGTAGAAAAAGCTACGTGCAATGTTGCAGAAACAAAGAACCAGAACCAGAACCAGAATCAtg TTTTGGCATTCAATGTCAAGCCAAGAGAAGACAAGTTTTGCTTGGGACGACGTTTGCTGCATTTTCGTTTCCGGAACTTATTTCAAATGCATTGGCAGAGAATG ATGTGCCTGAGGGTTTTCGCATTTACACTGATGATGTGAACAAATTCAAGATATTGATTCCCCAAG acTGGCAAGTAGGTGCTGGAGAACCAACTGGGTTTAAATCAGTAACAGCTTTCTATCCGGAAGAGGGATATAGTTCAA TTAGCGTTGTAATCACGGGACTTGGTCCGGATTTTACAAAGATGGAATCCTTTGGCAAAGTTGAAGCCTTTGCTGAGACTCTG GTTAGCGGATTAGACAGGAGCTGGCAAAGACCAGCAGGAGTGGCAGCAAAACTTATAGATTGCAAAGCATCTAAAG gGCTTTACTTCATCGAGTATTCACTGCAAAAACCTGGTGAAAGTGTGAAGCACCTGTTTTCAGCACTTGGGATGGCAACAAACGGCTGGTACAACAGACTATACACTGTGACCGGACAG TATGTAGAGGAAGAATCAGATAAATACAGTTCCAATATTGAGAAG GCTGTCAAATCCTTCAAGTTCATTTGA
- the LOC18777469 gene encoding SWI/SNF complex subunit SWI3B, whose amino-acid sequence MTTKSVVQDFSSDTSRGPNPSLISVKPETPATLRPPQPPANSDVHIVHVPSYSRWFSWDHIHHCEVRFLPEFFDSHSPSKNPRLYMYCRNNIIKHYRDNPARKLTFTDARKTLVGDVGSIRRVFDFLEVWGLINYSSSALNKPLRWEDKDSKAASPVAESPTSCPEDSSTPNKESPKKRVCHGCKSLCSIACFVSEKYDMTLCARCYVRGNYQIGVTSSDFRRVEINEEMRSDWAYKDILHLLEALMHYGDDWRKVAQHVGRSEKECITHFIKIPFGEEFIADFDSGNFDYKNSSPLKDSADSKFGMESNGTPSPSKRMRLTPLADASNPIMAQAAFLSALAGIEVAKAAACAAVTTLCEADYETSRLSLGSRAWNARQHEVNAESNGDTNLDELGGAFVDANSQFEKEGMDVERAISGITEVQMKEIQEKIVRFEELDLQMEKERQKLEQMKNMLFVDKLTLSIHKTCAQRTEGMEKNIQTD is encoded by the exons ATGACGACCAAATCAGTAGTCCAAGACTTCTCATCTGACACTTCACGCGGACCCAATCCTTCTCTAATCTCTGTCAAGCCCGAGACTCCAGCCACTCTACGCCCTCCTCAACCACCTGCTAACTCAGACGTTCATATCGTACATGTACCTAGCTATTCCAGGTGGTTCTCATGGGACCATATCCACCATTGTGAAGTTCGATTCCTCCCAGAGTTCTTCGATTCTCACTCTCCTTCCAAGAATCCTAGGCTTTACATGTACTGTCGCAACAACATCATCAAGCATTACAGGGACAACCCTGCCCGAAAGCTCACCTTCACTGATGCCCGTAAGACTCTCGTTGGTGATGTTGGCTCCATTCGCAGggtttttgattttcttgagGTTTGGGGTTTGATCAATTACTCCTCCTCTGCGCTCAACAAGCCCCTTAGGTGGGAGGACAAGGACAGCAAGGCTGCCTCTCCGGTCGCTGAATCCCCCACAAGTTGTCCTGAGGACTCTTCCACTCCCAACAAGGAGAGCCCCAAGAAGAGAGTGTGCCATGGTTGCAAGTCTCTTTGTAGCATTGCCtgctttgtttctgaaaaG TATGACATGACTCTCTGTGCAAGGTGCTATGTTCGTGGGAATTATCAGATTGGTGTAACATCTTCAGATTTCAGGAGGGTTGAGATCAATGAAGAGATGAGGAGTGATTGGGCatataaagatattttgcaTCTTCTAGAAGCTCTCATGCATTATGGTGACGATTGGAGGAAGGTTGCACAACATGTCGGTCGAAGTGAGAAGGAATGCATCACTCATTTCATTAAAATTCCTTTCGGTGAAGAATTTATTGCTGATTTCGATTCTGGGAATTTCGACTACAAGAATAGTAGTCCTTTGAAAGACTCTGCGGATTCCAAATTTGGAATGGAGAGTAATGGTACACCATCCCCAAGTAAAAGAATGCGTCTCACACCTCTTGCAGATGCAAGCAACCCAATAATGGCTCAG GCAGCCTTCCTGTCAGCTTTGGCGGGCATAGAGGTTGCAAAAGCTGCTGCTTGTGCGGCCGTAACAACCCTTTGTGAGGCGGATTATGAAACAAGTAGACTGAGTCTAGGATCTCGGGCTTGGAATGCAAGACAGCATG AAGTGAATGCTGAATCCAATGGGGACACCAACCTAGATGAACTGGGAGGTGCTTTTGTAGATGCAAATTCACAGTTTGAAAAGGAAGGGATGGATGTGGAGAGAGCAATTTCTGGGATTACAGAGGTGCAG ATGAAAGAGATTCAAGAGAAGATTGTTCGTTTTGAGGAGTTAGATTTACAGATGGAGAAAGAACGGCAAAAACTGGAGCAAATGAAAAACATGCTCTTTGTTGATAAGCTAACACTTTCAATTCATAAAACTTGTGCACAAAGAACTGAAGGAATGGAGAAGAATATACAAACAGATTGA
- the LOC18776938 gene encoding elongation factor 1-beta 2, producing MAITFSDLYTEAGLKSLDDFLAGKSYISGDQLTLDDIKVYAAVLGKPDSFANVSKWYDCVSSQLAANFPGKAVGVRIGSGKAAAPAAPAAAGGDDDDDLDLFGDETEEDKKAEAEREAAKKASTKKKESGKSSVLLDVKPWDDETDMKKLEEAVRSVEMEGLFWGASKLVAVGYGIKKLQIMLTIVDDLVSVDDLIEEQLTAEPRNEYIQSCDIVAFNKI from the exons ATGGCCATTACATTCTCAGATCTCTACACAGAAGCCGGCCTCAAGTCCCTCGACGACTTcctcgccggaaaatcttACATCTCcgg AGACCAGCTTACTCTGGATGACATAAAGGTGTACGCAGCGGTGTTGGGGAAGCCCGATTCCTTTGCGAATGTGAGCAAGTGGTACGACTGCGTTTCATCCCAACTCGCCGCAAACTTCCCTGGCAAGGCAGTCGGAGTCAGAATCGGAAGCGGCAAGGCTGCTGCTCCTGCTGCTCCTGCTGCAGCCGGAGGAGATGACGACGACGACTTGGATCTCTTCGGTGATGAAACCGAGGAGGACAAGAAGGCAGAAGCAGAGAGGGAGGCAGCCAAAAAGGCATCTACCAAGAAGAAGGAGAGCGGCAAATCCTCTGTTCTTCTGGATGTGAAGCCTTGGGATGATGAAACTGACATGAAGAAGCTCGAAGAGGCTGTTCGCAGTGTGGAGATGGAGGGTCTCTTCTGGGGAGCATCAAAATTGGTTGCAGTTGGTTATGGGATCAAGAAGTTGCAGATCATGCTCACCATTGTCGATGACCTTGTCTCCGTCGATGACCTCATTGAGGAGCAGCTTACTGCTGAGCCACGCAACGAGTATATCCAGAGCTGTGACATTGTTGCcttcaacaaaatttaa